The following DNA comes from Cellulomonas soli.
GGCAGGCCGTGCGCGCGCAGGGCGGCGATCATCAGGTGCGCGAAGTCCTGGCACACACCGGTGCGCTGCTCGAGCAGCTCGACCTGCGTCGTGCCGACCGTCGTCGAGCCGGAGCGGTAGGTCATCTCGGTGCGGATCCGGTGCGCGAGGTCCGCGAGCACCTCGGCGAGCGGCGCCCCCGGCGTGAACGACGGCTCGGCCCACGCCCGCACTTGGTCGGACGGCACGACGTGCCGTGACGGCAGCACGGCCTCGCGCAGCGACCTCAGACCTGCGGCGTCGGTCTTCACGTCCGACAGGTCGCCGTCCGCGACACCGCGGGCGACGTCCTCCCAGCCCACGGCCGGCAGGGCGTCGACGGACGCCGCACGCCGGGAGACGACGAGCCGGGAGCGCGAGGTGACGACGAGCTGCTCGTGCGGCACGGTCACCCCGAAGTAGGTGGTCCGGTTGCCGAACCAGTCGACGTGCTCCGTGGTGTCCGACGGCGTCGGCTCGACGGTCAACGACGTGGCGACGACGTGCTGGTCGGGCAGCTCGCGCGGCGTCGTGACGGTCCTCCCGTACGAGTCGGTGACCGGCGCGGTGTACGTGTACGTCGTCCGGTGCACCAGGTCGTACTCGCGTCCGGTGCTCGTGCCGGCCGTGTCCGTGCTCATGCCGACCCCCAGACGTCGGCGAACGCCCGGCTGGGTGCC
Coding sequences within:
- a CDS encoding transglutaminase family protein, coding for MSTDTAGTSTGREYDLVHRTTYTYTAPVTDSYGRTVTTPRELPDQHVVATSLTVEPTPSDTTEHVDWFGNRTTYFGVTVPHEQLVVTSRSRLVVSRRAASVDALPAVGWEDVARGVADGDLSDVKTDAAGLRSLREAVLPSRHVVPSDQVRAWAEPSFTPGAPLAEVLADLAHRIRTEMTYRSGSTTVGTTQVELLEQRTGVCQDFAHLMIAALRAHGLPARYGSGYIETRPPAGREKLRGADASHAWVSAWVPGAGWVEVDPTNDQFVDDRYVVLGWGRDYGDVPPLRGVIFSEGSGSQLTVEVDLVPAGLVPFS